GCCGCGTGGACACGCTGATCATCACCGCCACCAACCCCCTCTACGCCCTGCCGGTGGACGCGGGCCTGGCGGAGGTGCTGGACCCGAAGCAGAACGCCAACCGCAAGGCGCTGTCCGTCCTGTACGCGGGCCACTACGAGGACGAGACCTCCAAGTTCGCCGACTGGTTCGTGCCCCTGGCGCACCAGCTGGAGACCTGGAGCGACGGCCGCGCGGTGGACGGCACCGTCAGCATCGCGCAGCCCCTCATCCAGCCGCTCTTCAACGGCGTGCCGGAAGCGGAGCTGTTCGCGCTGTTCCTCGACGAGCCCTTCCGCCCCGCCTACCAGATGCTGCGCGACTACTGGACCGCGCAGGGTGGCGAGGCCGGCCGCGCCGACTTCGAGACCCGCTGGGAGACCTGGGTCTCCGAGGGCATCGTCCCCGGCAGCATCTCCGCCGCGCTGACGGCCACGCCGAACCTGGACGCCGCCTCCACGCTGGTCTCCGGGTACCAGCCGCCCGCCGCCGGTGAGCTGGAGATCAACTTCGTCCATGACTACAAGGTCCTGGACGGCCGCTTCGCGAACAACGCGTGGCTCCAGGAGCTGCCGGACCCCATCACGAAGATCGTCTGGGAGAACGCCGCCATCCTCAGCCCCGCCACCGCCAAGCGGCTGGGCCTTGAGAACAACCACGTCGCGGAGCTGGAGTACGGCGGGCGCAAGCTGCAGGTCCCCGTCACCGTCCTCCCCGGCCACGCGGACGACACCGTCACCGTCGCCCTGGGCTACGGCCGCACCGGCCTGCATGAGGTCGTCGCCAAGGGCGTGGGCTTCAACGCCAACCTGCTGCGCACGACGAACGCCCCCTGGTTCGACGGCGGCGCGAAGCTGACCAAGGCCCGCGGCAGCCACAAGTTCGCCCGCACCCAGTACCACTGGCGCATGGAGGGCCGCCCGCTGGCCCTGGACATGTCCGTCAGCGAGCTGGCGCACCCGTCGAAGGAGACGGAGCACACGCTGGAGCGCGTCCAGGCCAAGTACGAGCTGGGCAAGCAGAACAACCTCCCCGACTTCGAGTACGCGAAGACGCCGCAGGAGGGCTACAAGTGGGGCATGTCCATCGACCTGTCGCGCTGCACGGGCTGCAACGCGTGCGTCGTGGCGTGCCAGGCGGAGAACAACATCCCCGTCGTCGGCAAGCAGCAGGTGGGCGTCGGCCGTGAGATGCACTGGCTGCGCATCGACCGCTACTTCCAGGGCGATGAGAACGACCCCACCATGGTCATGCAGCCCGTCGCGTGCGTGCACTGCGAGAAGGCCCCCTGCGAGTACGTCTGCCCGGTGAACGCCACCGTGCACTCGGACGAGGGCCTCAACGACATGGTGTACAACCGCTGCATCGGCACGCGGTACTGCTCCAACAACTGCCCCTACAAGGTCCGCCGCTTCAACTACCTGCACTACACGCAGGGCAAGACGCCGACCGAGAAGATGCTGATGAACCCGGACGTCACGGTGCGCAACCGCGGCGTCATGGAGAAGTGCACCTACTGCGTGCAGCGCATCGAGCGGGTCCGCATCAACGCCCGCGTCGAGAAGCGCCTCATCCAGGAGAAGGAGCTCCAGACGGCGTGCCAGCAGACCTGCCCCACGCAGGCCATCGCCTTCGGCTCGCTCGCGGACCCCGCCCAGCGCGTCACCCAGCTCCACGAGGACGAGCGTGCCTACCGGCTGCTGCACGAGCTGGGCACCCGCCCCCGCA
This genomic stretch from Corallococcus caeni harbors:
- a CDS encoding TAT-variant-translocated molybdopterin oxidoreductase, which translates into the protein MNTKPDSAPAQETPSSFALPVVSGRNEAAPHAHDDVVTEALEHASTRAVPAEGAYGKTYWLGLEEKLATPEFLEETRPEFPVGADLPPTGFARREFMQLLGASLALAGATACSTRPQDERLVAYTKTPPEVTPGNPLHYASGMTLGGHTSGLLITAREGRPVKVEGNPQHPINKGSAGVFEQAFLLSLYDPQRARVLRQGNNPRSLRVLAEEVSALVGQKAAADGGSRLRFLTEPISSPMLRDVTGRIQKKLPNARFHAFSSISDSAAAEAHRALFGQPVQAVYDLTRADVIVSLDADFLESRPENLGLNRQFADRRDPKNGELNRLYVAEARLSITGGMADHRLRVKSAEVFGIAAALAQAVGGPAASLGAAASGKAGTLDPKVSSWVQAVAQDLKSKSGRSVVIAGERQPAAVHALAQAINVALGNVGTTVQVVPAAAPEASGLAEVRALVEDIKAGRVDTLIITATNPLYALPVDAGLAEVLDPKQNANRKALSVLYAGHYEDETSKFADWFVPLAHQLETWSDGRAVDGTVSIAQPLIQPLFNGVPEAELFALFLDEPFRPAYQMLRDYWTAQGGEAGRADFETRWETWVSEGIVPGSISAALTATPNLDAASTLVSGYQPPAAGELEINFVHDYKVLDGRFANNAWLQELPDPITKIVWENAAILSPATAKRLGLENNHVAELEYGGRKLQVPVTVLPGHADDTVTVALGYGRTGLHEVVAKGVGFNANLLRTTNAPWFDGGAKLTKARGSHKFARTQYHWRMEGRPLALDMSVSELAHPSKETEHTLERVQAKYELGKQNNLPDFEYAKTPQEGYKWGMSIDLSRCTGCNACVVACQAENNIPVVGKQQVGVGREMHWLRIDRYFQGDENDPTMVMQPVACVHCEKAPCEYVCPVNATVHSDEGLNDMVYNRCIGTRYCSNNCPYKVRRFNYLHYTQGKTPTEKMLMNPDVTVRNRGVMEKCTYCVQRIERVRINARVEKRLIQEKELQTACQQTCPTQAIAFGSLADPAQRVTQLHEDERAYRLLHELGTRPRTAHLIRLRNPNPALVPAAPAEAAPAHEGGH